The genomic segment TCGACATGGAGTTCGCGTGGGTGTCGGAGCGCGACGTACAGGATCTCGTCGAGGCGATGATCCGCGACGTGTTCCGCGATGTCGCCAACGTCGAGCTCGCCGCAGAATTCCCGCGCATGACCTACGCCGAAGCGATGCGTCGCTACGGTTCGGACAAGCCGGACCTGCGCATCGCGCTGGAGCTGGTCGACGTTGCCGATCTGGTCAAGGACAGCCAGTTCGCGGTGTTCACCGGCCCGGCCAACGAAGCCGGCGGCCGCGTCTGCGCGCTGCGCATTCCGGGCGGCGCGAGTCTGAGCCGCAAGCAGATCGACGAGTACGCCGCGCACGCTGCGAAGTACGGCGCGAAGGGCCTGGCGTACATCAAGATTTCGGAGGCGGGAGAAGTCTCGTCGCCGATCCAGAAGTTCTTCGACGAGGCCGCGTTCGCCGCGCTGGTGTCGCACGTCGGCGCCGGCAACGGCGACCTCGTGTTCTTCGGCGCCGGCAAGTATTCGACCGTCAGCGACTTCATGGGCGCGGTGCGCCTGAAGGCCGGCAAGGATTTCAGTCTGGTCGCCGACGGCTGGGCGCCGCTGTGGGTCACCGACTTCCCGATGTTCGAATGGGACGACGAGGCGCAGCGCTACGTCGCCCTGCATCACCCCTTCACCGCGCCGTCGGTCGACGACGAGGCCGACCTGCGCGCGAACGCTGCGACGGCCGTGTCGCGCGGCTACGACATGGTGCTCAACGGCAACGAGATCGGCGGCGGTTCGATCCGTATCCACCGCTCCTCGATGCAGTCGGCGGTGTTCGAGCTGCTCGGCATCGGCGCCGAAGAAGCGCAGGCGAAGTTCGGCTTCCTGCTGGATGCGCTGAAGTACGGCGCGCCACCGCATGGCGGCATCGCGTTCGGCATCGACCGCATCGCCGCGCTGATGGCCGGTACGGAATCGATCCGCGACGTCATCGCATTCCCGAAGACCACCGGCGCGCAGTGCCTGATGACCGATGCACCGTCGCCGATCGCGGATGCGCAGCTGGCCGAAGTGCACATCCAGGTCCGGCCGAAGCCGGCGTCTGGTGTGCCGGCGACTCCCGCTGCGGAATCGTAGTCGAACCGGTCTTCAGCGCGTCTCGCGGCCCATGCGTCATGTATCCAGGCTCGATGTGCGTCGGGGCTCGGCGGCGTTCGAGCAGGCCGGTACTCACCCCTTCTCCCGCGCGCGGGGGAAGGCTGGGAGGGGCGCAAACGCTCCGATCGAGGGGCGCATGGATGCAGGCGGCCTGTGCGCTCGAATCGAGATTTGCGTGCCCGGACGCTTCGCTCCCACCCAACCCTCCCCCGCAGGCGGAGGAGGGCTCGAAGGTGCCGTCGGCTGGGCCGACGTCAATCGACTTGCCGCGTGAATCAGTGCCAGAGGCGTTTTGAATGAACGGATATCGGCTGGACATCTCTACGAGCACGCGGCCAACGCTCCGCCGCGCCACCGTCGACGACGCGCAGACGCTGTCCGCGCTGGCCGCGCGTACGTTCACCGAGACCTTCGGTCATCTGTATCCGGCTGAGGATCTCGCGGCGTTTCTGGCCGACGCGTACGCGGTGGAGAAGCAGCGTACGATCCTTGCGCATCCCGATTACGCGGTCTGGCTGCTGGAACATGAGGGCGAGGCGATCGGCCATGTCGCGGCCGGCCCCTGCGGGCTGCCGCACGCCGATGTCGCCAAGGGCGATGGCGAACTCAAGCGGCTCTATCTCGTGCAGGGCCACCAGGGTGGCGGCAACGGCACGCGGATGATGGACGCCGCGATGGACTGGCTGCTGCGCGATGGCCCGCGCACGCTGTGGGTCGGCGTGTGGTCGGAGAACCTCGGCGCGCAACGCTTCTACGCGCGTTACGGTTTCGAGCAGGTCGGCGACTACATTTTCCCGGTCGGCTCGATCAACGATCTCGAGTTCATACTCAAACGACCGCGTTGAACCGCAAGGGCAGGGAGGCCTGGCATGCGTCGTATGTTGCTGATCGTGTCTGCGGTTGGGGTCCTGCTGTTCGGCAGCCTGTTGGTCGTGTCGCTGGCGAAGCCGGAATGGATTGAAGCATCGGCGCGCACCTTGCTGCGTGCGGAGATCGAGCGCCGGGTCGGTGCAGAAATTGCGTTCGCGCAGGACGGCAGAATCGCCGGGGCCGCGCATCGCGCGCTGGCACAGTGGCCTTCTGAAAGGACGTCCGCCGTTCTGCCTACCCTGGTGGCCACCGCGCTCGCAGAGATGCGTGATGGCGATTGCGCCTGTCGTGCAGGCATTGGGCGCCGCGTACAGGACGTTGCCGGCGAACGGCTCGGGAAGCTTTCAACAGGCAGCGGGCACCTGAAGCAGTCGGTGCGTGCGGCTTATGTCGACACCGCAGGCAAGCTGCATCGCGAGCTGCGGATCTTCGCGGGCAGCAATACAGGCGTGTTCCTGTTGCTGGGCGTGGTCGTGTGGTGGCGCGATGCCAGAAGCGTACTGTTGCCTGCGCTCGTGCTGATCGGCGGCGCCGCGCTGACTGGCGGCCTGTATCTGTTCGGTCAGAACTGGCTGCACACGATCGTGTTCGACAGCTATGTCGGGTACGGCTACATCGTCTGGCTCGGGCTTGCGGTCGGCTTTCTGGCGGATATCGCGTTCAACCGCGGCAGGGTCACACAGTGCATCACGAACGGCATCGGCTCTGCGCTGCCTTCCTGAGCACGCTGTTGCGCGACTCCGAACCTGACAACTGATGCCTCGCCGGGAATGCAATCTGCATCCCCGGCATCGAGAGGATTCAGTCGGCGATCGACAGCGTCACGTCGATGTTGCCGCGGGTCGCGTTCGAGTACGGGCACACGATGTGCGCGGCATCGACGAGGGTCTGCAACTGCTCGCGATCCACGCCCGGCGCCGAAATGCTGAGATCGGCCTGGATGCCGAAGCCGGTGGGAATCTTGCCGATACCGACCTGGCCGGTGACGGTGGTGTCGGCCGGCAGGGCGACCTTGTGCTGGCCGGCGACGAACTTCAACGCGCCGAGGAAACAGGCCGAATAGCCGGCTGCGAACAGCTGCTCGGGATTCGTGCCGGGGCCGCCGGCGCCGCCGAGCTCGCGCGGGGTCGACAGGGTGACGTCGAGGACATTGTCGGACGAGGTGGCGCGGCCTTCGCGGCCGCCGGTTGCACTGGCGGTGGCGGTGTAAAGCACGGTTTCGATGGACATCGGAAATCTCCTGTCGGACCGGTCACGGAATGCGCCGGCGAGGTGACCATCGTGCACGGTCTCTGGCGACGATTGGTGATACAAAGTCCATGAAACTTGTCCCGGAGTCCTGTCATGGTGGATCGTCTCGCGGCATTGCTCGACCGCTTTCCCATTGCCGCGCGCGTCGATTCGCTCGGCGACGGGGCACCGGAAGCTGCACTGTGGCTGTTGCGCGATGGCGGACTCGCGCTGCCGGGCACGGGCACATGGACGGGGCCGGGCCTGCTGTTGCTGCCACGCATGGACGTCCGCGACGCGATCGTCCCTGAGGCGGGCGCGGCCTGGATGCGCGTGCGTCTGCTGTTCGAAGGCGGCGCCGACAGTCCGCTGGCGACGGCGTTGCCGGGCGTGCTGTGGGTCTCGCCGGATGCGCTGCCGGGTTCGCAGGGCCTGCTTGCATTGCTGTTCGAAGAGGCCTTCGACGGACGTTGCGGTCGCACCGCGCTGATCGAGCGGCTGGTCGAAGCGCTGCTGGTGCAGGTGCTGCGCCAGCAGATGGAGGCGGGCGCGCTGCAGGGCGGATTGCTGGCCGGCATGGCGCATCCGCGTTTGCGGCGCGCGCTGGTCGCGATGCATGAGGCGCCGGCGCAGCCGTGGTCGCTGGAAACACTGGCGGACGCGGCCGGCATGTCGCGCAGCGCGTTCGCCGATGCGTTCCGCGAGGCGATCGGGCAGACACCCGGCCAGTATCTGCAGGCCTGGCGCATCGGCCTCGCGCAACGCGCGCTGCGTCGCGGGCGGCCGCTGAAACTGATCGCCGACGAGGTCGGCTACGGCAGCGAGGCGGCGCTCTCGCGTGCGTTCAAGGCGCACAGCGGCGTGTCGCCGCGGGCCTGGCGGCAGGGCCGCGTGGCGAGCGGGGCTGTCGCATGAGTGACGGGCCGACGCGCGTGCTGCTGCTGCACGGTATCTGGATGGTCGGCCTGACGATGCGCCGCTTCGCGCGTGGTCTCGCCGAGGCCGGCTTCGAGACCGAAATCATCGGATACCCCAGCATCGCCGGCGGTCCGGATGCGGCGGCCGAACGTCTGGCCGACGCACTCGCACAGGGCCCGGCCCACGTGGTCGGCCACAGTCTTGGCGGCCTGTCGGCGCTGCAGGCGGCGGGCTCAACGCCGGCGCTGCCGGTGGGCCGCATCGTCTGTCTGGGCTCGCCGGTCTGTGGCAGCGGCGCGGCGCATGCGTTGTCGGGGGTGCCGATGTCGCACCTGTACTTCGGCCGCAGCGCCGACATCCTGCATGCCGGCTGCGTCGAATGGCCGGCCGGCCTCGAGGTGGGCATGGTCGCCGGCTGCGTGCCCCGCGGACTGGGCGCATTGCTGGCGCGGTTCGACGGCCCGCACGACGGCACGGTGTCGGTCGAGGAGACCCGCGCGCCGGCGCTGGCCGACCACATCGTGGTGCAGGCCAGCCACAGCGGCCTGCTGCTGTCGGCCGACGCGGTGCGCCAGACCGTCGGATTCCTCCGCCACGGCCGTTTCGAACACGCGCGGCCCGGGCATGCGGAGTAAAATCGCCGGCTTCCAACGCCAACAGACCTGACACCCATGGGACGAGGACCTTCGATCGAGGCCCGCAAGAACGCGACCGACGCCAAGCGCGGCAAGATCTTCACCAAGATCATTCGCGAAATCGGTGTCGCGGCGCGTGCCGGCGGCGGTGATCCGTCGAACAACCCGCGCCTGCGCACGGCAATCGACAAGGGCATGGCCCAGAACATGACCAAGGACGTGGTCGAGCGCGCGATCAAGAAAGCGACCGGCGAGCTCGAAGGCGTCGAGTACGAAGAGATCCGCTACGAGGGCTACGCGCCTGGCGGGGTCGCCGTGATCGTCGATACGCTGACCGACAACCGCGTGCGCACCGTGGCCGAAGTCCGCCACGCGTTCGGCAAGTGCGGCGGCAACATGGGCACCGAAGGCTCGGTCGCCTTCATGTTCAAGCGTCTGGGTGTGCTGAGTTTCGAGGGTCTGGACGAGGACACGGTGACCGAGGCCGCGATCGACGCCGGCGCCGACGATGTCGTGGTGTATCCCGAGGACGGCGCGATCGACGTGGTCACGAGCGCCGACGCGTTCGAATCCGTGCGCGATGCGATGGCGGCCGCGGGCATCGTCGCCGGCCATGCCGAAGTGACGTTCCGCGCCGACAACGACATCGTCGTCGACGGCGAGACCGCGGAGCAGGTGCGCAAGATGCTCGATCTGCTCGAAGATCTCGACGACGTGCAAGCGGTCTACTCGAACGCGCAGTTCGAGGGCTGAAGACCCCCGTGACCCGCATTCTCGGCATCGACCCCGGTTCCCAGCGCACCGGGGTCGGCATCATCGACGTGGATGCGGCCGGAAAGGTCACGCACGTGTTCCATGCGCCGCTGGTGCTGGTGACCGCGGGCGAGTTTCCCGCGCGCCTGCGTCGCCTGCTCGACGGGCTGACCGCGTTGATCATCGAGCATCGGCCCGACGAAGTCGCGATCGAGAAAGTCTTCATGGCGCGCAATCCGGATTCGGCGCTCAAGCTCGGCCAGGCGCGCGGCGCCGCGATCGGCGCGGTGGTGCTGCGCGACCTGCCGGTGAGCGAATACGCGGCCACCGAGGTCAAGCTGGCGGTGGTCGGCCGTGGCAGCGCCGAGAAGGCGCAGATCCAGCACATGGTCGGGTTGATGCTCGGGCTGTCGGGCAAGCTGCAAGCCGACGCCGCCGATGCATTGGCGGTCGCGATCACGCACGCGCACGTCAGCGCCACCGCGAAGCGGCTCGGCGTCGGCGTGAAGCAGGCCTGGGGTCGGAAGGGATGAACGCTGCCTCGGTCGGAAATGCACACCGCGCCGGATCCGCTGTGTGCTGGCCCGTTGTTTGCGTGCCTGTCGCACTTCAACTCACACGTTCCATCCGCCCGGAGAGGCACAGCCGATGATCGGAAGACTGCGCGGCACGCTGGCCCACAAGGCACCGCCCTGGCTGGTGATCGACGTCAACGGTGTCGGCTACGAACTCGAAGCGCCGATGAGCACGTTCTACGACCTGCCCGAGGTCGGTCGCGAGGTCGCGCTGTTCACGCACTACGCGCAGAAGGAAGACAGCGTCTCGCTGTACGGCTTCCTGCACGAGTCCGAGCGGCGGCTGTTCCGCGACGTGCAGAAGGTCACCGGCATCGGCGCGAAGATCGCGCTGGCGATTCTGTCGGGTGTCAGCGTCGATACGTTCGCGCGGCTGGTGCAGACCGGCGACGTCGCGGCGCTGACCAAGATTCCCGGTATCGGCAAGAAGACCGCCGAGCGCATGGTCGTCGAGCTGCGTGACCGCGCGGCCGATCTGGCTGGCGCAGGCGGGGCGATCGGCGGTGTCCAGGTGCCGGCCGATCCGATGTCGGAAGCGGTCGTGGCACTGCAGCAGCTGGGCTACAAACCGGCCGATGCGGTGCGGATGGCGAAGGCCGCAGCAAGTGAAGGCGACCCGCCCGAAATCATCATCCGGAAAGCGCTACAGTCCGCGCTTCGCTGACCCCCACCCCCACATCCGTCGGCAAGGTCGACACTACATGTCACACGCCAGCAGCCAGCCCGGCACGGGCCCGCGTACCCACGGTTCGGGACATGGCAAGGTGGGTCTCGCCGGGCTGATCGCCGGCGCGATCGGTGTCGTCTTCGGCGACATCGGCACCAGCCCGCTGTACACATTGCGCGAGGCGTTCTCGCCGCACTACGGGTTGGTCGCCAATCACGACACCGTGCTCGGCGTGCTGTCGATGATCTTCTGGTCGCTGATGGTCGTGGTGACGCTCAAGTACGTCACGATCATCCTGCGCGCCGACAACGACGGCGAGGGCGGGATCATGGCGCTGATGGCGCTGGCCCAGCGCTGTCTCGCCAAGGGCGGCAAGTCCGCGTATCTGGTCGGCATCCTCGGTGTGTTCGGTGCGTCGCTGTTCTTCAGCGATGGCGTGATCACGCCCGCGATTTCGGTGCTGTCGGCGGTCGAGGGCCTGGAGGTTGTCGCGCCTGGACTGCACGCCTGGATCATTCCGATCACCGTCGTCGTCCTGACGGCGCTGTTCGCCACCCAGCGCTACGGCACCGCCAAGGTCGGCCGCGTGTTCGGCCCGATCACGATGTTGTGGTTTCTGTCGCTCGCGGCGCTCGGCGTGCTCAACATCCTGCACGAGCCGGAAGTGCTGCACGCGATCAACCCGCTGTGGGCGGCACGCTTCTTCTGGGAACACAGCTGGGGCGGCGTCTTCATTCTCGGCGCCGTGGTGCTGGCGGTGACGGGCGGTGAGGCGATCTACACCGACATGGGCCACTTCGGCGCCAAGCCGATCCGCTACGCCTGGTATTTCTTCGTGCTGCCGTCGCTGATGCTCAACTATCTGGGGCAGGGCGCGCTGGTGCTCGAAGACCCCGCCGCGATCCAGAATCCCTTCTACATCGGCGTGCCGCAGTGGGCGCGCTGGCCGATGATCGTGCTGGCGACCTGTGCCACCGTCATCGCGTCGCAGGCGGTGATCACCGGCGGCTTCTCGG from the Luteimonas fraxinea genome contains:
- a CDS encoding potassium transporter Kup, whose translation is MSHASSQPGTGPRTHGSGHGKVGLAGLIAGAIGVVFGDIGTSPLYTLREAFSPHYGLVANHDTVLGVLSMIFWSLMVVVTLKYVTIILRADNDGEGGIMALMALAQRCLAKGGKSAYLVGILGVFGASLFFSDGVITPAISVLSAVEGLEVVAPGLHAWIIPITVVVLTALFATQRYGTAKVGRVFGPITMLWFLSLAALGVLNILHEPEVLHAINPLWAARFFWEHSWGGVFILGAVVLAVTGGEAIYTDMGHFGAKPIRYAWYFFVLPSLMLNYLGQGALVLEDPAAIQNPFYIGVPQWARWPMIVLATCATVIASQAVITGGFSVARQAMQLGYIPRMHVRHTSSDTIGQIYIPGINWAMAIVVIALVLTFQTSSALAAAYGISVSLTMLIDTLLLIVVARALWPRWRRWVLPCCAVFIFIDVAFVVANGAKVLQGAWFPLVLGITLFTLLRTWRRGRQLLHAEIQKDGIRLETFLPGLMLAPPVRVPGTAVFLTSDRGIVPHALMHNLKHNKVLHERNVFLTVETLTLPYAAPDRRLKMESIGDDFHRVTIRFGFMETPDVPMALMRCGDIEGGIVIDPMDTTYFTSRETVVASPRRGMPVWRDKLFAFMHRNAAPATVFFRIPGNRLVELGSQVQI
- the aspS gene encoding aspartate--tRNA ligase, which gives rise to MRTHFCGLIDESLIGQTVTLCGWADVARDLGGVCFIDLRDHEGIVQVVAESSDADGNAAVVATAEKVGYEDCLRITGTVRARHSVNAKIRTGQVEIVATQIEVLNKAEPLPFHHHENPGEETRLKYRYLDLRSPDMQRKMRTRTKLVSALRHWLDDKGFQDIETPILTKATPEGARDFLVPARMHPGEFYALPQSPQLFKQILMMAGFDRYYQIARCFRDEALRADRQLEFTQLDMEFAWVSERDVQDLVEAMIRDVFRDVANVELAAEFPRMTYAEAMRRYGSDKPDLRIALELVDVADLVKDSQFAVFTGPANEAGGRVCALRIPGGASLSRKQIDEYAAHAAKYGAKGLAYIKISEAGEVSSPIQKFFDEAAFAALVSHVGAGNGDLVFFGAGKYSTVSDFMGAVRLKAGKDFSLVADGWAPLWVTDFPMFEWDDEAQRYVALHHPFTAPSVDDEADLRANAATAVSRGYDMVLNGNEIGGGSIRIHRSSMQSAVFELLGIGAEEAQAKFGFLLDALKYGAPPHGGIAFGIDRIAALMAGTESIRDVIAFPKTTGAQCLMTDAPSPIADAQLAEVHIQVRPKPASGVPATPAAES
- a CDS encoding GNAT family N-acetyltransferase; amino-acid sequence: MNGYRLDISTSTRPTLRRATVDDAQTLSALAARTFTETFGHLYPAEDLAAFLADAYAVEKQRTILAHPDYAVWLLEHEGEAIGHVAAGPCGLPHADVAKGDGELKRLYLVQGHQGGGNGTRMMDAAMDWLLRDGPRTLWVGVWSENLGAQRFYARYGFEQVGDYIFPVGSINDLEFILKRPR
- the ruvA gene encoding Holliday junction branch migration protein RuvA; this translates as MIGRLRGTLAHKAPPWLVIDVNGVGYELEAPMSTFYDLPEVGREVALFTHYAQKEDSVSLYGFLHESERRLFRDVQKVTGIGAKIALAILSGVSVDTFARLVQTGDVAALTKIPGIGKKTAERMVVELRDRAADLAGAGGAIGGVQVPADPMSEAVVALQQLGYKPADAVRMAKAAASEGDPPEIIIRKALQSALR
- the ruvC gene encoding crossover junction endodeoxyribonuclease RuvC, with product MTRILGIDPGSQRTGVGIIDVDAAGKVTHVFHAPLVLVTAGEFPARLRRLLDGLTALIIEHRPDEVAIEKVFMARNPDSALKLGQARGAAIGAVVLRDLPVSEYAATEVKLAVVGRGSAEKAQIQHMVGLMLGLSGKLQADAADALAVAITHAHVSATAKRLGVGVKQAWGRKG
- a CDS encoding YebC/PmpR family DNA-binding transcriptional regulator, encoding MGRGPSIEARKNATDAKRGKIFTKIIREIGVAARAGGGDPSNNPRLRTAIDKGMAQNMTKDVVERAIKKATGELEGVEYEEIRYEGYAPGGVAVIVDTLTDNRVRTVAEVRHAFGKCGGNMGTEGSVAFMFKRLGVLSFEGLDEDTVTEAAIDAGADDVVVYPEDGAIDVVTSADAFESVRDAMAAAGIVAGHAEVTFRADNDIVVDGETAEQVRKMLDLLEDLDDVQAVYSNAQFEG
- a CDS encoding organic hydroperoxide resistance protein; translation: MSIETVLYTATASATGGREGRATSSDNVLDVTLSTPRELGGAGGPGTNPEQLFAAGYSACFLGALKFVAGQHKVALPADTTVTGQVGIGKIPTGFGIQADLSISAPGVDREQLQTLVDAAHIVCPYSNATRGNIDVTLSIAD
- a CDS encoding esterase/lipase family protein, yielding MSDGPTRVLLLHGIWMVGLTMRRFARGLAEAGFETEIIGYPSIAGGPDAAAERLADALAQGPAHVVGHSLGGLSALQAAGSTPALPVGRIVCLGSPVCGSGAAHALSGVPMSHLYFGRSADILHAGCVEWPAGLEVGMVAGCVPRGLGALLARFDGPHDGTVSVEETRAPALADHIVVQASHSGLLLSADAVRQTVGFLRHGRFEHARPGHAE
- a CDS encoding helix-turn-helix domain-containing protein, which translates into the protein MVDRLAALLDRFPIAARVDSLGDGAPEAALWLLRDGGLALPGTGTWTGPGLLLLPRMDVRDAIVPEAGAAWMRVRLLFEGGADSPLATALPGVLWVSPDALPGSQGLLALLFEEAFDGRCGRTALIERLVEALLVQVLRQQMEAGALQGGLLAGMAHPRLRRALVAMHEAPAQPWSLETLADAAGMSRSAFADAFREAIGQTPGQYLQAWRIGLAQRALRRGRPLKLIADEVGYGSEAALSRAFKAHSGVSPRAWRQGRVASGAVA